A window of candidate division KSB1 bacterium genomic DNA:
TCGCCATTATTTTGCTGCTGGTTCTTTTCATCGCGTATTTGATCAACTTTTTCGGCCTTTCCGAGTATTTGATTCCGGTCGCCATTGCGCCGATGCTGCTGATTTTTTTCTTCGACGTGCCGGTGGCTTTTGTCGGCACGGTGGCGCTGGGCATTCTGCTCGGCAGCATGCGCGGCTATGAGTTCAACACGATTTTTATCACGCTCGTTATCGGCTTGTTCTCCATTCTGGCGGTGCGCCGGGTGCGCTCGCGCCGTTGGATTTTCAAGGCGATTCTTCTGCTCGCCGCCGGTTATCTTTCCGCCATTGCCGCCACCGCCTTCCTGCGCTTTACGCCTTTTCCGCAGGTGCTCGTCAATCTGCGTGACGGCATTTTGATCAACGCCCTGCTGTGCCCGATTTTTACCTACGGTTTGATGGTGATCTTCGAATATCTTTTCGATCTCACCACCGATGCCACGCTGCTCGAATTGTCGGCTTTGAACCGACCATTGTTGCGTGAGCTGGCGCTGCAAGCGCCGGGTACTTATCATCACAGCATCGTGGTCGGAACGCTATCCGAGGCCGCCGCCGAGGCCATCGGCGCCAATTCGCTGCTGGCGCGGGTCGGCGCGTATTATCACGACATCGGCAAGACGGAGATGGCGGAATATTTCGTCGAAAATCAGCGCGGCGGCAAAAATCCGCACGAAAAATTGACGCCGTATATGAGCCTGCTGGTGATCGTCAATCACGTCAAACGCGGTCTGGAAATTGCCGAAGAAAACAATATTCCCAAAGAAGTGCGGGATTTCATTCCGCAGCATCACGGCACCAATTTGATTTCTTATTTTTATAAAAAAGCTTTGGAGCGAAACGAAGATTCCGAGGTGCACGAATCCGATTTTCGCTATCCGGGGCCAAAGCCGCAAACGAAGGAAACCGGCATTGTGATGTTGGCCGACGCCGTGGAGGCAGCCTGCCGGTCTTTGCGCGATCCCTCGATCAGCCGTTTGCGCAACATGGTCAACAGCATCGTTGAAGATCGTTTCAAAAAAGGCGAGCTTGACGAGTGCCCCCTAACGCTGCGCGATTTGAATTTGATCAAGGAAAGTTTCATTCGAACCCTCACAGGTATTTTCCATGGCCGCACGCAATATTCGGAAGATCAAAAAGCCGCGGGTGAAAACGCCACAAGCCCGCCCGGTCAAAGCGGCGGGCCGCCTCACAAAGCTCAGCCCTCTGGCCGGCCAGGCCGCCCGCCTTCGCAAGCCGCCGGCGAAGATCCGGAAGCGCCGCCGCGCCACCCTGCCGCCAGCCGGGCTTCTGCCCGCCGCCTTGGGAAAAATCACTCCGATCAAGCCCCGCGGCGCCCGGCCACTGCTTCTGAAAATCCAGTGGTCGACACAACTCTCGATTCATCGCCTGCCATTGACGAATCGTGAGAGGCGGCGTTTGACGCAGGTGTTGAATCTATTTTGGCGGCAACACGCTCCTGTCATGGGGACAACCAGCCTCGAAGTAAATTTTGTCGATGAGAAAACAATTCGTGCTTTGCATGAAGCTTTTTTGCGGGATCCCTCGGTCACTGATGTGATCACATTCGATCTCGGCGCGATGCCAGGCGGCCGTCTCGCTGCGATGGCGGTTTGCGTTCCAGTGGCTGAAAATTACGCCAGGCGCCACGGCGCGAGTCTGCGCGAAGAGCTGCAGCGCTTGGTTATTCACGGTGTGCTGCATTTGCTGGGCTATGACGATCACACCGCGGCGGGGAAAAAACTGATGCGACGCCGGGAAAATCAAATCTTGCGCCAAGTTTTTCATCACGAGCCCGGCAACAGGACTTTTTGACGGCGAGCTTGCCCCAAAATATCAAGCATGGCTTTCACCAACGCCCGCGCTTTTTTTTGCGGCCCCCGCGCTTCTATGCAAGCGTGAAGCTCGGCAATGAGTTGTTCGAATTTCAGATAAGCCCTGGGCTGCAATCTTCTCTCGATCGGCTCGAATCCCAGCCAGTAGGCGTCATCAGCAAGCAACTTCGCCCGTGCGGAATCCGAGCGCAAATAAGCCGCCAGACTTTCTTTCAAGTGCGTCTCGGTAATCATGACATATTCTTCCAGCGTCAATTCCGGCGGATTTTGCCGCCAATAATCAATATAACGAAAGGATGAATCCGTGCGCTTTTGGTGGTTTTGGCTTGCCAGAATGGTCTGCAGCTCGCGATTGTTTTTCGTCGCCAACTCCCGCAGCGTGAACTTTTGTGGGGCAGACGATTCGAGCGGCTGGAAATCCCGGCGCAGCGTCATCAAATAAAACGCCACGCTCCAGCATTCATCCGGCGTGAAAGCCTGCGCAAAGGAGGGCATGGCTGTGCCCTCGATGCCGAAACTGATCGCCTGATAAAATTGCAGCGGCGCGCAGTCGTTCATGCGCTCGGCAGCGGTAAAATCGCGCGGCTTGGGATTCAACGTATCGGCGGCTGGCCCGTCGCCGGCGCCCCCCGTGCCGTGGCATGAGACGCAATTTTCACGAAACAACTCCTCGCCGCGGGCAAGCTCCGGCGCCCGCTGCGGAAATACCAGCAGATTTTTTTCTTTGACGAGACTGCCGACCAGCTCGGCGCAAATCTGGCGAATCGAGGCCAGCGCAGCCTTGTCGGCGATCAATTGCCTGAGCCGGCTCAGCTTTTCGAGCGTGCGCGGTTGTGTCGCCGCTGTCGTTTGATAGATCACTGCCGCCTCCTGCGAGAATCGTTTCATCTCAGCGTACTCGAGAGAATCCACGACTTCCCCGTTGTGCACGGCGCGGTCGTAATCCGTGGCCAGATATTGCAAAAGAAAAATCAACCGCTGGCTTGCCTCTGGGGAATCGGCGGCACGGTGATCATTTGGGGTTTCCCAGGCCGGGTCTGGCAACGGCGAACCTTGATGGACTCCGCGGGAAGGGATGAGAAAAAATAATAAAAGAAAAGCGAGGAAATTCATGCGCTTCATCGTTTCGTTTTTGATTGTCAAAGCTTATTCGATGAGCAGAAATTATATTTTTCATTAACCTGTACCCGGCAAGTGCCACGCTTGCGTAAGAAAAACCGCCCGGCTGATTTTATTGACCGGACACTTGCAGTGGCTGGTCAATAATTTTGAAAAAGACTTCCCAAAGTTTTCATTGACAATCTTTTAAAATTTTCATAACATAATAGACCTTTTTGC
This region includes:
- a CDS encoding HDIG domain-containing protein; the protein is MQTLRRWLEGLTNFQIFKRLVNAPPRKPVDFWQQHRRQFLIAAAFVLAGMFLFPRGKSFQFADLREGEIYEGEQIIAPFTFSINKTSEEYNRDVRAARESVYPVFVRDDSIEAQQLRALADFLAGLEQNLATLLPDSIKLLRLRDFFASQPKFVMSDEGLRFLLHGFARPPRPGLRFDAYAGQLQRIARDVFTVGILNLERSALPAHVQRLSIRQGVDEMVESVEQFVGKEAAKAVALQKLREIPNLSDPAVNIGYQILANFFRPNLFYDERETQQRMNEAGDKVPRARGAVLAKERIIDSHDKITAEHLQKLRSLTAEMVQRRASEGRLSWLLPILGRAAILLIGVGLIGYFLFLARPQIYGDPQRVLLIAIILLLVLFIAYLINFFGLSEYLIPVAIAPMLLIFFFDVPVAFVGTVALGILLGSMRGYEFNTIFITLVIGLFSILAVRRVRSRRWIFKAILLLAAGYLSAIAATAFLRFTPFPQVLVNLRDGILINALLCPIFTYGLMVIFEYLFDLTTDATLLELSALNRPLLRELALQAPGTYHHSIVVGTLSEAAAEAIGANSLLARVGAYYHDIGKTEMAEYFVENQRGGKNPHEKLTPYMSLLVIVNHVKRGLEIAEENNIPKEVRDFIPQHHGTNLISYFYKKALERNEDSEVHESDFRYPGPKPQTKETGIVMLADAVEAACRSLRDPSISRLRNMVNSIVEDRFKKGELDECPLTLRDLNLIKESFIRTLTGIFHGRTQYSEDQKAAGENATSPPGQSGGPPHKAQPSGRPGRPPSQAAGEDPEAPPRHPAASRASARRLGKNHSDQAPRRPATASENPVVDTTLDSSPAIDES
- a CDS encoding cytochrome c, whose product is MPDPAWETPNDHRAADSPEASQRLIFLLQYLATDYDRAVHNGEVVDSLEYAEMKRFSQEAAVIYQTTAATQPRTLEKLSRLRQLIADKAALASIRQICAELVGSLVKEKNLLVFPQRAPELARGEELFRENCVSCHGTGGAGDGPAADTLNPKPRDFTAAERMNDCAPLQFYQAISFGIEGTAMPSFAQAFTPDECWSVAFYLMTLRRDFQPLESSAPQKFTLRELATKNNRELQTILASQNHQKRTDSSFRYIDYWRQNPPELTLEEYVMITETHLKESLAAYLRSDSARAKLLADDAYWLGFEPIERRLQPRAYLKFEQLIAELHACIEARGPQKKARALVKAMLDILGQARRQKVLLPGS
- the ybeY gene encoding rRNA maturation RNase YbeY, giving the protein MLNLFWRQHAPVMGTTSLEVNFVDEKTIRALHEAFLRDPSVTDVITFDLGAMPGGRLAAMAVCVPVAENYARRHGASLREELQRLVIHGVLHLLGYDDHTAAGKKLMRRRENQILRQVFHHEPGNRTF